The proteins below come from a single Eucalyptus grandis isolate ANBG69807.140 chromosome 3, ASM1654582v1, whole genome shotgun sequence genomic window:
- the LOC104419291 gene encoding uncharacterized protein LOC104419291: MEEAAKEQSAGSGKPKLLRYGLRSAAKPKEEKQEVAASSSSSRRTRRSPSVSKSMGILDLSGKEKSAKPPRRLSIPAKSSVNPAPKLGGNVTPISEARVRRPGNSQAKNETPLSSVSRSSVRKKYNLLASTSYWLSQISLSESDNKHSISLGFFKLASEAGCEPVQKMQEELKSYAQRHNLAEFGESLKELFETYNIAESIEQMQVSQTCSQEPEEETRASDDDVHSSVSVMGARKLKPKSLNNESAQTSQ; this comes from the exons ATGGAAGAGGCCGCCAAGGAACAATCCGCCGGTTCCG ggaAGCCGAAGCTGCTCCGCTACGGGCTGCGATCGGCCGCGAAGCcgaaggaggagaagcaggaGGTGGCGGCGAGCTCTTCTTCGTCTCGGAG GACGAGACGCTCACCCTCAGTGAGTAAAAGCATGGGCATTCTTGATCTCTCTGGGAAGGAGAAATCTGCGAAGCCACCTAGAAGGCTTTCCATCCCTGCTAAGTCCAGTGTGAATCCAGCTCCGAAATTGGGTGGCAACGTGACTCCAATCTCCGAGGCAAGAGTGAGGAGACCTGGGAATAGTCAAGCAAAGAACGAAACACCACTCTCTAGCGTCTCCCGGTCGTCTGTGCGGAAGAAGTACAATCTTCTTGCTTCAACATCGTATTGGCTATCACAGATTAGTCTCTCGGAATCTGATAACAAGCACTCTATTTCTCTCGGCTTTTTCAAACTCGCTTCTGAGGCTGGATGTGAG CCCGTTCAGAAAATGCAGGAAGAGCTCAAATCTTATGCGCAACGTCACAATCTTGctgaatttggagaatcactgAAGGAGTTATTTGAAACTTACAATATTGCGGAGAGTATAGAGCAGATGCAAGTGTCTCAAACCTGTTCTCAGGAGCCAGAAGAGGAAACTAGAGCATCTGATGATGATGTCCATAGCTCTGTTTCAGTGATGGGGGCTAGGAAGCTCAAACCTAAGTCTTTGAACAATGAATCTGCTCAAACTTCCCAGTAG
- the LOC120291718 gene encoding uncharacterized protein LOC120291718 gives MWKAINGRVFPEGMVPVWNAFIEVFNGKYFSDCAREQKMAEFQHLYQGLMFVDQYDAKFVELSQYAPRLMEDLVNRVRRFKDEVGCQDYLVTVVDTTVEELKMEDIAVVQEFLDVFPQELLSLPPEREIEFIIELAPGTEPISMTPYRMALSKLKELKVTIKNKYPLSRIDDLFDRLQGVSIFSKINLRIRYHQLRIKKEDIPKTAFRTCYSHYEFTIMLFGLTNVPATFMDLMNRVFKEYLNPFMIVFINDILVYPRSLEEYERHLRTAL, from the exons ATGTGGAAGGCCATCAACGGAAGAGTGTTTCCCGAAGGCATGGTTCCAGTGTGGAACGCCTTCATTGAAGTCTTTAATGGAAAGTACTTTTCTGACTGCGCTAGAGAACAAAAGATGGCAGAATTTCAACATCTCTATCAAGGTCTGATGTTTGTAGACCAGTACGATGCAAAATTTGTCGAGTTGTCCCAATATGCCCCCAGATTGATGGAGGATCTAGTGAACAGAGTTAGGAGGTTCAAAGATG AGGTGGGTTGTCAAGATTACCTGGTGACTGTGGTGGATAcaacagttgaggagctgaagatggaGGACATTGCTGTGGTACAAGAGTTTTTGGATGTGTTTCCTCAAGAGTTACTTAGTTTGCCCCCAGAAAGGGAGATCGAGTTTATAATTGAGTTGGCCCCCGGGACGGAGCCAATCTCTATGACTCCTTACCGTATGGCGTTATCAAAATTGAAGGAATTAAAG GTGACtatcaagaataagtacccgTTGTcaaggattgatgacttgtttgaccggCTGCAAGGagtgtcgatattttctaagatcaacCTGAGGATAAGGTATCATCAGCTAAGgatcaagaaagaagacataCCGAAGACGGCGTTTCGTACATGTTACAGCCATTATGAGTTTACCATAATGCTGTTTGGTTTGACCAATGTCCCAGCTACttttatggatctaatgaatcGAGTATTCAAGGAGTATTTGAATCCGTTCATGATAGTGTTTATTAACGACATCCTGGTATACCCGAGAAGTCTAGAGGAGTACGAAAGACATTTGAGGACAGCGCTTTAG